One window of the Allosaccharopolyspora coralli genome contains the following:
- a CDS encoding cytochrome c maturation protein CcmE, whose translation MKRYRLLVIALGGLVLVLLGLLMFGNLNSNLVYYLTPQEALTKKAEFTEGRRFQLGGFVRANSVVRAPDGLRFVVATGTSPESPSIPVLHRGAPAQLFQSGIGVVLEGSWRGARFVSDTMLIKHDENYAPPQSGGEQR comes from the coding sequence GTGAAGAGATACCGGCTGCTGGTGATCGCGCTCGGCGGGCTTGTCCTCGTACTGTTGGGTCTGCTGATGTTCGGCAACCTCAACAGCAACCTGGTCTACTACCTGACCCCGCAAGAGGCGCTGACCAAGAAAGCGGAGTTCACCGAAGGGCGCCGGTTCCAGCTCGGGGGGTTCGTCCGTGCGAACAGCGTGGTTCGTGCGCCGGACGGGTTGCGGTTCGTCGTGGCCACCGGCACCTCACCGGAGAGTCCGTCGATTCCGGTGCTCCACCGCGGTGCGCCCGCTCAGTTGTTCCAGTCAGGCATCGGGGTCGTGCTGGAAGGCAGCTGGCGCGGCGCCCGATTCGTCTCGGACACCATGCTGATCAAACACGACGAGAACTACGCGCCCCCGCAGAGTGGGGGTGAGCAGAGGTGA